One region of Drosophila kikkawai strain 14028-0561.14 chromosome 2R, DkikHiC1v2, whole genome shotgun sequence genomic DNA includes:
- the LOC121502889 gene encoding uncharacterized protein: MKTKNRININSNKCNCFSHSSQGIAITDEKNVLRIQSYSYTYKCLNHNPRPRILG, encoded by the coding sequence atgaaaaccaaaaacaggatcaacatcaacagcaacaagtGCAATTGCTTTAGTCACTCGAGTCAGGGAATCGCCATCACCGATGAGAAGAACGTACTGAGGATACAGAGCTATAGCTATACGTACAAGTGCTTGAATCACAATCCGAGACCTCGGATACTTGGCTGA
- the LOC108076428 gene encoding purine nucleoside phosphorylase, translating to MCNQDCCQNRSPIAKLLAARRLLKLEEEDKKKPKLVIPTPQSLFFNYDMVEVMAKYIIEVSHIRPKYGLISGKFLGSMISLVEHAVIIPHADIPNFPVSEDANGFFVVGFVMGAPIMAMSNRCLFYEGQSLALCALPVQVMRLCGVKTIMLSCMAASVNPHYNVGDIMLIKDHINLMGMMDHTAMEGPKDPRFGRQHLRMVEAYDEELLKKSFEIGEELGIEEFLKPGIFVGIGGPLYATLAEEKILRSLGADASGMSLIPEVIAAHQGGLRIFAFVIITVPANGKPEKKDSDVDVGITRPKQQGLEVPWPRVKACSDLISHLLYYMHNDRSI from the coding sequence ATGTGTAATCAGGACTGCTGCCAGAATAGGTCGCCAATAGCCAAGCTTCTGGCTGCCCGACGACTCCTGAAGCTTGAGGAAGAAGACAAGAAGAAGCCAAAGCTGGTGATACCTACGCCTCAGAGTCTGTTCTTTAACTATGACATGGTGGAGGTCATGGCCAAGTACATTATCGAAGTCAGCCACATTCGTCCCAAGTATGGTTTGATTAGCGGCAAATTCCTTGGCTCCATGATATCTCTGGTTGAGCATGCAGTCATCATTCCCCATGCAGACATACCCAACTTCCCAGTTTCTGAAGATGCAAATGGCTTCTTCGTGGTGGGCTTTGTGATGGGTGCACCCATTATGGCAATGTCCAATAGGTGCCTATTCTATGAGGGCCAAAGCCTGGCCCTTTGTGCCCTGCCCGTTCAGGTGATGCGACTTTGTGGGGTGAAGACCATCATGCTGTCCTGCATGGCCGCCTCGGTGAATCCCCACTACAACGTGGGTGACATCATGTTGATCAAGGACCACATCAACCTAATGGGCATGATGGACCACACGGCTATGGAGGGTCCCAAAGATCCCCGCTTTGGCAGGCAACACTTAAGGATGGTCGAGGCCTACGATGAGGAGCTCCTAAAAAAGAGCTTTGAGATTGGCGAGGAGCTGGGCATTGAGGAGTTCTTGAAGCCTGGCATCTTTGTCGGCATTGGAGGTCCTCTTTATGCCACCTTGGCGGAGGAGAAAATTCTGCGATCGCTCGGAGCGGATGCATCGGGCATGTCCTTGATACCGGAGGTCATAGCCGCCCATCAAGGTGGCCTAAGGATCTTTGCCTTTGTTATAATCACGGTGCCGGCCAATGGCAAACCGGAAAAGAAGGATTCGGATGTAGATGTGGGGATAACAAGGCCGAAGCAACAAGGCCTGGAGGTGCCGTGGCCGAGAGTTAAGGCTTGCTCTGATTTGATCAGTCACCTCCTGTACTATATGCACAATGATCGTTCGATTTGA
- the Alg3 gene encoding lethal(2)neighbour of tid protein 2 has product MAPPKANSHRAAVRRKKSVGFLQSMQDKYLNVRFFKYLLLEPAAVPLVAIFILLAETVINLVVIQRVPYTEIDWVAYMQECEGFLNGTTNYALLRGDTGPLVYPAAFVYIYTALYYLTSHGANVRLAQYIFAGIYLLQLALVLRLYAKSRKVPPYVLVLSAFTSYRIHSIYVLRLFNDPVAVVLFYASLNLFMDRRWTFGSVFFSLAVGVKMNILLYAPALFLFYLANLGLLKTLLQLVICGGIQLLLGAPFLLTHPVEYLRGSFDLGRIFEHKWTVNYRFLTRELFENRNFHLSLLGLHLVLLLVFAKPTWTFFQSYVRLRRVEDQLQPQIANKNREVKTQKRLKKTDKNKDQEKLTNEQQAFLKSFEKTLQKSAGAKASPAAPASQSEPERYGIHFDRCTQLALLPFFLSNLVGVACARSLHYQFYVWYFHSLPYLAWSTPYSLGVRCLILGFIEYCWNTYPSTNFSSAALHISHILLIGGVAKQLFQTMRLNSAIKKDQQQQKKVQ; this is encoded by the exons ATGGCACCGCCAAAGGCTAATAGCCACCGGGCGGCGGTGCGTCGCAAGAAATCCGTTGGCTTCCTGCAATCCATGCAGGACAAGTACCTGAATGTGCGGTTTTTCAAGTACCTGCTGCTGGAGCCGGCCGCCGTTCCCTTGGTTGCCATATTTATCCTGCTGGCGGAGACGGTTATTAATCTGGTGGTGATCCAGCGTGTGCCCTATACGGAGATCGACTGGGTGGCCTATATGCAGGAGTGTGAGGGTTTCCTTAACGGCACCACCAACTATGCGCTGCTCCGGG GTGACACTGGACCTCTGGTTTATCCCGCTGCCTTCGTATACATATACACGGCCCTGTATTACCTCACCTCCCATGGAGCCAATGTCCGGCTGGCGCAGTACATCTTCGCCGGAATCTACCTCCTGCAGCTGGCTCTGGTGCTGCGTCTCTACGCCAAGAGCCGAAAGGTTCCTCCATATGTGCTGGTCCTGAGCGCCTTCACCTCGTACCGCATCCACTCGATCTACGTGCTGCGACTCTTTAATGATCCCGTGGCCGTAGTGTTGTTCTACGCCTCCCTCAATCTTTTCATGGATCGACGGTGGACCTTTGGCAGCGTCTTCTTTAGCCTGGCGGTGGGCGTGAAGATGAACATATTGCTGTATGCTCCTGCTCTCTTTCTGTTTTATTTGGCCAATTTGGGACTGTTGAAGACGCTCCTCCAATTGGTCATCTGCGGAGGCATACAGCTCCTCCTTGGCGCTCCCTTCCTGCTTACCCACCCAGTGGAGTATCTGCGAGGTAGCTTCGATTTGGGACGCATTTTCGAGCACAAGTGGACGGTGAACTATAGGTTTTTGACCAGAGAACTCTTCGAGAATCGTAACTTTCACCTGTCGCTGTTGGGGCTGCATTTAGTACTCCTGCTGGTATTTGCCAAGCCAACCTGGACCTTCTTCCAGAGCTATGTGCGCCTGCGCCGCGTTGAAGATCAACTACAGCCACAAATAGCGAATAAAAATCGTGAGGTGAAGACCCAAAAGAGGCTGAAGAAGACCGATAAGAACAAGGATCAGGAGAAGCTCACCAATGAGCAGCAGGCCTTCCTGAAGTCCTTCGAGAAGACCCTTCAGAAATCAGCTGGGGCTAAGGCTTCGCCTGCAGCTCCTGCCTCCCAGTCGGAACCGGAACGCTATGGCATTCACTTTGATCGTTGCACTCAGCTGGCCCTGCTGCCCTTCTTCCTGAGCAACCTGGTGGGCGTGGCCTGCGCCCGATCTCTGCACTATCAGTTCTATGTTTGGTACTTCCATTCGCTGCCCTACTTGGCCTGGTCCACGCCCTACTCTTTGGGTGTGCGCTGCCTCATCCTCGGGTTCATTGAGTATTGCTGGAACACCTATCCGAGCACGAACTTCTCTAGTGCTGCCCTGCACATCAGCCATATCCTGTTGATTGGTGGCGTGGCCAAACAACTCTTCCAGACCATGCGACTGAATAGCGCAATTAAGAaggatcagcagcagcagaaaaaggTCCAATAG
- the LOC108076369 gene encoding protein tumorous imaginal discs, mitochondrial isoform X1, producing the protein MISCKNLFVFRQLPSALAATACSSVAPAYRSISTAWRPPPLLPQRQAQAQEHNLVRSFHTSRQALAKDYYQTLGVAKNANGKDIKKAYYQLAKKYHPDTNKEDPDAGRKFQEVSEAYEVLSDDQKRREYDTYGQTAENMGRQGGGFPGGGFPGGAGPEGFSQSWQFRSSIDPEELFRKIFGEGNFRSNSFDDFADSKFGFGQAQEMVMDLTFAQAARGVNKDVNVNVVDQCPKCAGSKCEPGTKPGRCQYCNGTGYETISTGPFVMRSTCRYCQGTRQHIKYPCSECEGKGRTVQRRKVTVPVPAGIENGQTVRMQVGSKELFVTFRVQTSDYFRRDGADVHTDVAISLAQSVLGGTVRVQGVYEDQWINVEPGTSSHHKIMMRGKGLKRVNAHGHGDHYVHIKIAVPDSRKLDEKRRALIEAYAELEEDTPGQIHGIARRNDGSKKATAGASEAGAASSGGKGEGSGAGSGSSSDSKATAKGKDQQQQQPGQEEAKAKEASGSGQGDSGGGGFLNKIKSMFN; encoded by the exons ATGATTTCGTGTAAAAATTTATTCGTGTTTCGGCAACTGCCGTCGGCACTGGCCGCCACCGCGTGCTCCTCCGTCGCGCCAGCCTACCGGAGCATATCCACCGCCTGgcggccgccgccgctgctgccccaaaggcaggcacaggcacaggagCACAACCTCGTTCGCAGCTTCCACACTTCGCGGCAAGCGCTGGCCAAGGACTATTACCAGACGCTGGGCGTGGCCAAGAACGCCAACGGGAAGGACATCAAGAAGGCCTACTACCAGCTGGCCAAGAAATACCATCCGGACACGAACAAGGAAGATCCGGACGCCGGTCGCAAGTTCCAGGAGGTCTCCGAGGCCTACGAGGTGCTTAGCGACGACCAAAAGCGACGCGAGTACGACACCTATGGCCAGACGGCGGAGAATATGGGTCGGCAGGGCGGCGGATTCCCTGGAGGCGGATTCCCCGGCGGCGCCGGTCCCGAGGGCTTCTCGCAGAGCTGGCAATTCCGCTCGAGCATCGATCCCGAGGAGCTCTTCCGCAAGATCTTCGGCGAGGGCAACTTCCGATCGAACAGCTTCGACGACTTTGCAGACTCAAAGTTTGGCTTTGGCCAGGCCCAGGAGATGGTGATGGACCTGACCTTTGCCCAGGCGGCGCGGGGAGTGAACAAGGACGTCAATGTCAATGTGGTGGATCAGTGCCCAAAGTGCGCCGGCTCCAAGTGCGAGCCTGGCACGAAGCCAGGTCGCTGCCAGTACTGCAACGGCACTGGCTACGAGACCATCTCCACGGGCCCCTTCGTCATGCGCTCCACCTGCCGCTACTGCCAGGGTACCCGCCAGCACATCAAGTATCCGTGCAGCGAATGCGAGGGCAAGGGTCGCACCGTGCAGCGTAGGAAGGTCACTGTTCCAGTGCCCGCTGGCATCGAGAACGGCCAGACGGTGCGCATGCAGGTGGGCAGCAAGGAGCTCTTCGTCACCTTCCGCGTCCAGACGAGTGACTATTTCCGGCGCGATGGAGCCGATGTACATACGGATGTTGCCATCTCCCTGGCCCAATCGGTGCTAGGAGGCACAGTGCGCGTTCAAGGTGTCTACGAGGATCAGTGGATCAATGTGGAGCCGGGCACGTCTTCCCATCACAAGATAATGATGCGAGGCAAGGGACTGAAGCGGGTGAATGCCCACGGCCATGGAGATCACTATGTTCACATCAAGATTGCGGTGCCGGACAGCAGGAAACTGGACGAGAAGCGGCGGGCATTGATTGAGGCGTACGCTGAGCTCGAGGAGGACACACCGGGACAGATACACGGAATTGCGCGGCGCAATGATGGCAGTAAGAAAGCAAC CGCAGGTGCGAGtgaagcaggagcagccagTTCCGGAGGAAAAGGAGAAGGATCAGGAGCAGGATCAGGCTCCAGCTCAGactcaaaagcaacagcaaaaggcaaagaccagcaacagcagcagccgggcCAAGAGGAAGCCAAAGCGAAAGAAGCCAGTGGATCCGGACAAGGCGACAGCGGAGGCGGAGGCTTCTTAAACAAAATCAAGTCCATGTTCAACTAA
- the LOC108076369 gene encoding protein tumorous imaginal discs, mitochondrial isoform X2 gives MISCKNLFVFRQLPSALAATACSSVAPAYRSISTAWRPPPLLPQRQAQAQEHNLVRSFHTSRQALAKDYYQTLGVAKNANGKDIKKAYYQLAKKYHPDTNKEDPDAGRKFQEVSEAYEVLSDDQKRREYDTYGQTAENMGRQGGGFPGGGFPGGAGPEGFSQSWQFRSSIDPEELFRKIFGEGNFRSNSFDDFADSKFGFGQAQEMVMDLTFAQAARGVNKDVNVNVVDQCPKCAGSKCEPGTKPGRCQYCNGTGYETISTGPFVMRSTCRYCQGTRQHIKYPCSECEGKGRTVQRRKVTVPVPAGIENGQTVRMQVGSKELFVTFRVQTSDYFRRDGADVHTDVAISLAQSVLGGTVRVQGVYEDQWINVEPGTSSHHKIMMRGKGLKRVNAHGHGDHYVHIKIAVPDSRKLDEKRRALIEAYAELEEDTPGQIHGIARRNDGSASEAGAASSGGKGEGSGAGSGSSSDSKATAKGKDQQQQQPGQEEAKAKEASGSGQGDSGGGGFLNKIKSMFN, from the exons ATGATTTCGTGTAAAAATTTATTCGTGTTTCGGCAACTGCCGTCGGCACTGGCCGCCACCGCGTGCTCCTCCGTCGCGCCAGCCTACCGGAGCATATCCACCGCCTGgcggccgccgccgctgctgccccaaaggcaggcacaggcacaggagCACAACCTCGTTCGCAGCTTCCACACTTCGCGGCAAGCGCTGGCCAAGGACTATTACCAGACGCTGGGCGTGGCCAAGAACGCCAACGGGAAGGACATCAAGAAGGCCTACTACCAGCTGGCCAAGAAATACCATCCGGACACGAACAAGGAAGATCCGGACGCCGGTCGCAAGTTCCAGGAGGTCTCCGAGGCCTACGAGGTGCTTAGCGACGACCAAAAGCGACGCGAGTACGACACCTATGGCCAGACGGCGGAGAATATGGGTCGGCAGGGCGGCGGATTCCCTGGAGGCGGATTCCCCGGCGGCGCCGGTCCCGAGGGCTTCTCGCAGAGCTGGCAATTCCGCTCGAGCATCGATCCCGAGGAGCTCTTCCGCAAGATCTTCGGCGAGGGCAACTTCCGATCGAACAGCTTCGACGACTTTGCAGACTCAAAGTTTGGCTTTGGCCAGGCCCAGGAGATGGTGATGGACCTGACCTTTGCCCAGGCGGCGCGGGGAGTGAACAAGGACGTCAATGTCAATGTGGTGGATCAGTGCCCAAAGTGCGCCGGCTCCAAGTGCGAGCCTGGCACGAAGCCAGGTCGCTGCCAGTACTGCAACGGCACTGGCTACGAGACCATCTCCACGGGCCCCTTCGTCATGCGCTCCACCTGCCGCTACTGCCAGGGTACCCGCCAGCACATCAAGTATCCGTGCAGCGAATGCGAGGGCAAGGGTCGCACCGTGCAGCGTAGGAAGGTCACTGTTCCAGTGCCCGCTGGCATCGAGAACGGCCAGACGGTGCGCATGCAGGTGGGCAGCAAGGAGCTCTTCGTCACCTTCCGCGTCCAGACGAGTGACTATTTCCGGCGCGATGGAGCCGATGTACATACGGATGTTGCCATCTCCCTGGCCCAATCGGTGCTAGGAGGCACAGTGCGCGTTCAAGGTGTCTACGAGGATCAGTGGATCAATGTGGAGCCGGGCACGTCTTCCCATCACAAGATAATGATGCGAGGCAAGGGACTGAAGCGGGTGAATGCCCACGGCCATGGAGATCACTATGTTCACATCAAGATTGCGGTGCCGGACAGCAGGAAACTGGACGAGAAGCGGCGGGCATTGATTGAGGCGTACGCTGAGCTCGAGGAGGACACACCGGGACAGATACACGGAATTGCGCGGCGCAATGATGGCA GTGCGAGtgaagcaggagcagccagTTCCGGAGGAAAAGGAGAAGGATCAGGAGCAGGATCAGGCTCCAGCTCAGactcaaaagcaacagcaaaaggcaaagaccagcaacagcagcagccgggcCAAGAGGAAGCCAAAGCGAAAGAAGCCAGTGGATCCGGACAAGGCGACAGCGGAGGCGGAGGCTTCTTAAACAAAATCAAGTCCATGTTCAACTAA
- the LOC108076369 gene encoding protein tumorous imaginal discs, mitochondrial isoform X3, translating into MISCKNLFVFRQLPSALAATACSSVAPAYRSISTAWRPPPLLPQRQAQAQEHNLVRSFHTSRQALAKDYYQTLGVAKNANGKDIKKAYYQLAKKYHPDTNKEDPDAGRKFQEVSEAYEVLSDDQKRREYDTYGQTAENMGRQGGGFPGGGFPGGAGPEGFSQSWQFRSSIDPEELFRKIFGEGNFRSNSFDDFADSKFGFGQAQEMVMDLTFAQAARGVNKDVNVNVVDQCPKCAGSKCEPGTKPGRCQYCNGTGYETISTGPFVMRSTCRYCQGTRQHIKYPCSECEGKGRTVQRRKVTVPVPAGIENGQTVRMQVGSKELFVTFRVQTSDYFRRDGADVHTDVAISLAQSVLGGTVRVQGVYEDQWINVEPGTSSHHKIMMRGKGLKRVNAHGHGDHYVHIKIAVPDSRKLDEKRRALIEAYAELEEDTPGQIHGIARRNDGTQVRVKQEQPVPEEKEKDQEQDQAPAQTQKQQQKAKTSNSSSRAKRKPKRKKPVDPDKATAEAEAS; encoded by the exons ATGATTTCGTGTAAAAATTTATTCGTGTTTCGGCAACTGCCGTCGGCACTGGCCGCCACCGCGTGCTCCTCCGTCGCGCCAGCCTACCGGAGCATATCCACCGCCTGgcggccgccgccgctgctgccccaaaggcaggcacaggcacaggagCACAACCTCGTTCGCAGCTTCCACACTTCGCGGCAAGCGCTGGCCAAGGACTATTACCAGACGCTGGGCGTGGCCAAGAACGCCAACGGGAAGGACATCAAGAAGGCCTACTACCAGCTGGCCAAGAAATACCATCCGGACACGAACAAGGAAGATCCGGACGCCGGTCGCAAGTTCCAGGAGGTCTCCGAGGCCTACGAGGTGCTTAGCGACGACCAAAAGCGACGCGAGTACGACACCTATGGCCAGACGGCGGAGAATATGGGTCGGCAGGGCGGCGGATTCCCTGGAGGCGGATTCCCCGGCGGCGCCGGTCCCGAGGGCTTCTCGCAGAGCTGGCAATTCCGCTCGAGCATCGATCCCGAGGAGCTCTTCCGCAAGATCTTCGGCGAGGGCAACTTCCGATCGAACAGCTTCGACGACTTTGCAGACTCAAAGTTTGGCTTTGGCCAGGCCCAGGAGATGGTGATGGACCTGACCTTTGCCCAGGCGGCGCGGGGAGTGAACAAGGACGTCAATGTCAATGTGGTGGATCAGTGCCCAAAGTGCGCCGGCTCCAAGTGCGAGCCTGGCACGAAGCCAGGTCGCTGCCAGTACTGCAACGGCACTGGCTACGAGACCATCTCCACGGGCCCCTTCGTCATGCGCTCCACCTGCCGCTACTGCCAGGGTACCCGCCAGCACATCAAGTATCCGTGCAGCGAATGCGAGGGCAAGGGTCGCACCGTGCAGCGTAGGAAGGTCACTGTTCCAGTGCCCGCTGGCATCGAGAACGGCCAGACGGTGCGCATGCAGGTGGGCAGCAAGGAGCTCTTCGTCACCTTCCGCGTCCAGACGAGTGACTATTTCCGGCGCGATGGAGCCGATGTACATACGGATGTTGCCATCTCCCTGGCCCAATCGGTGCTAGGAGGCACAGTGCGCGTTCAAGGTGTCTACGAGGATCAGTGGATCAATGTGGAGCCGGGCACGTCTTCCCATCACAAGATAATGATGCGAGGCAAGGGACTGAAGCGGGTGAATGCCCACGGCCATGGAGATCACTATGTTCACATCAAGATTGCGGTGCCGGACAGCAGGAAACTGGACGAGAAGCGGCGGGCATTGATTGAGGCGTACGCTGAGCTCGAGGAGGACACACCGGGACAGATACACGGAATTGCGCGGCGCAATGATGGCA CGCAGGTGCGAGtgaagcaggagcagccagTTCCGGAGGAAAAGGAGAAGGATCAGGAGCAGGATCAGGCTCCAGCTCAGactcaaaagcaacagcaaaaggcaaagaccagcaacagcagcagccgggcCAAGAGGAAGCCAAAGCGAAAGAAGCCAGTGGATCCGGACAAGGCGACAGCGGAGGCGGAGGCTTCTTAA
- the LOC108076369 gene encoding protein tumorous imaginal discs, mitochondrial isoform X4, whose amino-acid sequence MISCKNLFVFRQLPSALAATACSSVAPAYRSISTAWRPPPLLPQRQAQAQEHNLVRSFHTSRQALAKDYYQTLGVAKNANGKDIKKAYYQLAKKYHPDTNKEDPDAGRKFQEVSEAYEVLSDDQKRREYDTYGQTAENMGRQGGGFPGGGFPGGAGPEGFSQSWQFRSSIDPEELFRKIFGEGNFRSNSFDDFADSKFGFGQAQEMVMDLTFAQAARGVNKDVNVNVVDQCPKCAGSKCEPGTKPGRCQYCNGTGYETISTGPFVMRSTCRYCQGTRQHIKYPCSECEGKGRTVQRRKVTVPVPAGIENGQTVRMQVGSKELFVTFRVQTSDYFRRDGADVHTDVAISLAQSVLGGTVRVQGVYEDQWINVEPGTSSHHKIMMRGKGLKRVNAHGHGDHYVHIKIAVPDSRKLDEKRRALIEAYAELEEDTPGQIHGIARRNDGSKKATCE is encoded by the exons ATGATTTCGTGTAAAAATTTATTCGTGTTTCGGCAACTGCCGTCGGCACTGGCCGCCACCGCGTGCTCCTCCGTCGCGCCAGCCTACCGGAGCATATCCACCGCCTGgcggccgccgccgctgctgccccaaaggcaggcacaggcacaggagCACAACCTCGTTCGCAGCTTCCACACTTCGCGGCAAGCGCTGGCCAAGGACTATTACCAGACGCTGGGCGTGGCCAAGAACGCCAACGGGAAGGACATCAAGAAGGCCTACTACCAGCTGGCCAAGAAATACCATCCGGACACGAACAAGGAAGATCCGGACGCCGGTCGCAAGTTCCAGGAGGTCTCCGAGGCCTACGAGGTGCTTAGCGACGACCAAAAGCGACGCGAGTACGACACCTATGGCCAGACGGCGGAGAATATGGGTCGGCAGGGCGGCGGATTCCCTGGAGGCGGATTCCCCGGCGGCGCCGGTCCCGAGGGCTTCTCGCAGAGCTGGCAATTCCGCTCGAGCATCGATCCCGAGGAGCTCTTCCGCAAGATCTTCGGCGAGGGCAACTTCCGATCGAACAGCTTCGACGACTTTGCAGACTCAAAGTTTGGCTTTGGCCAGGCCCAGGAGATGGTGATGGACCTGACCTTTGCCCAGGCGGCGCGGGGAGTGAACAAGGACGTCAATGTCAATGTGGTGGATCAGTGCCCAAAGTGCGCCGGCTCCAAGTGCGAGCCTGGCACGAAGCCAGGTCGCTGCCAGTACTGCAACGGCACTGGCTACGAGACCATCTCCACGGGCCCCTTCGTCATGCGCTCCACCTGCCGCTACTGCCAGGGTACCCGCCAGCACATCAAGTATCCGTGCAGCGAATGCGAGGGCAAGGGTCGCACCGTGCAGCGTAGGAAGGTCACTGTTCCAGTGCCCGCTGGCATCGAGAACGGCCAGACGGTGCGCATGCAGGTGGGCAGCAAGGAGCTCTTCGTCACCTTCCGCGTCCAGACGAGTGACTATTTCCGGCGCGATGGAGCCGATGTACATACGGATGTTGCCATCTCCCTGGCCCAATCGGTGCTAGGAGGCACAGTGCGCGTTCAAGGTGTCTACGAGGATCAGTGGATCAATGTGGAGCCGGGCACGTCTTCCCATCACAAGATAATGATGCGAGGCAAGGGACTGAAGCGGGTGAATGCCCACGGCCATGGAGATCACTATGTTCACATCAAGATTGCGGTGCCGGACAGCAGGAAACTGGACGAGAAGCGGCGGGCATTGATTGAGGCGTACGCTGAGCTCGAGGAGGACACACCGGGACAGATACACGGAATTGCGCGGCGCAATGATGGCAGTAAGAAAGCAAC GTGCGAGtga